A single region of the Manihot esculenta cultivar AM560-2 chromosome 12, M.esculenta_v8, whole genome shotgun sequence genome encodes:
- the LOC110607211 gene encoding uncharacterized protein LOC110607211 encodes MFVVSCLLEGRALNLPHIMIHTIADSLRLSRGCLPFGRHLTLLLRALGVDPGTESALPLSSEYTPYTEATLHHMGLTRRGNEFYNSRRDFAARRAAHAAAQAHDGSDEESDDASPTDLETERAPRGDASTGRSTEQGTSSRTASDLYDAMGRLELQVAQISDHQTQISDRQTQMEQQLA; translated from the coding sequence ATGTTTGTAGTATCCTGTCTGCTAGAGGGTCGAGCCCTTAACCTGCCCCATATAATGATTCACACTATAGCTGACTCTCTTAGGCTGAGTAGGGGATGTCTCCCCTTTGGTCGTCATCTTACTCTTCTTCTCCGAGCCCTAGGGGTTGACCCAGGTACCGAGTCGGCCTTACCTTTGTCTAGTGAGTACACCCCCTACACTGAGGCTACCCTCCACCACATGGGTTTGACTAGGAGaggcaatgaattttataattctaggagagattttgcagcccgcagagcagcacatgcagcagcacaggcacatgatggttctgatgaggagtcagatgatgcTTCTCCTACTGATCTTGAGACAGAGCGAGCTCCCCGAGGCGATGCTAGTACCGGGCGGTCCACCGAGCAGGGTACATCTTCACGGACTGCATCTGATCtgtatgatgccatgggtcgtcTGGAGCTGCAGGTTGCTCAGATATCTGATCACCAGACTCAGatatctgatcgccagactcagatggagcAGCAGTTAGCATGA